A portion of the Cryptomeria japonica chromosome 5, Sugi_1.0, whole genome shotgun sequence genome contains these proteins:
- the LOC131042251 gene encoding disease resistance protein RPV1-like, which translates to MEIQGIIATSSQLKWAHDGSGVYSQQMVDKTDEIDEFKTNGGIWSLARSSVGLKLLVISGNYFNQVLSEVSRELVWLRGFEIGQRNLPSGISLKKLRVLELYERYGGEHHLEELWGETDTEAPVQLRQLLISHCHKFQGFPKSIGQLNNLKKIVIFSGNKVTSLPDEFCLLRSLEHLVLYWCKMEHLPSNFGDLRKLQHLSLWGCHELRRLPISFKNLMILEHLNLKECSKLTFTSEDLNCLENITKLNYLNLIWCEQLEELPRHITNQVFLRALYFEYTSLRELPDSIGQLSRLRQLSIEGVLLTSMPSSLGDLSSLKKLKIRMCDELEYIPDSLGGLTSLTRLHIEGCGKLEYLPDCLGNLSSLTQLKIFHCRKLKRQGVKSLPKSIRQLNNLQELLISGCPISELDFGAASLTFGLSNLKKIRLIETEVCRISFSEACCPHLETLHVIDNHHLEDIEAVPRTLQSIRLKNSEMLKDIPSFAGFTSLREFHLSGCNRIEKIEGLENRTSSQELTAETCLEGPDIQSLEHMQNLKWLQLRANEGSVIKHCIQTIQKWPDEKTIICARAVPDAASLVHSLLPPDLMILHSISNRNMKTALHLELESPSNGDAFMFLFLINCVSSQMKPQVLLNHLYSYSVKVEKGRWAWVGVFTQRSIPKTAEFLLLKQYHYEGRGEIEVGLVVRGEEQTTVQAFRNILRLLQS; encoded by the exons ATGGAAATCCAAGGAATAATCGCCACCTCGAGTCAACTGAAGTGGGCTCATGATGGG TCAGGAGTGTACTCACAACAAATGGTCGATAAAACTGATGAGATCGACGAGTTTAAAACAAATGGAGGAATTTGGTCGCTGGCACGCTCTTCAGTTGGACTAAAACTTTTAGTGATTAGTGGAAATTACTTTAATCAAGTACTGAGTGAAGTATCGCGAGAGTTGGTCTGGCTTCGCGGGTTCGAAATTGGGCAGCGAAATCTTCCATCAGGGATTTCATTGAAAAAGTTGAGGGTTTTAGAACTCTATGAAAGGTATGGAGGGGAACATCACTTAGAAGAGCTGTGGGGGGAGACTGACACCGAG GCCCCTGTGCAGTTAAGGCAGTTGCTTATTTCTCATTGCCACAAATTTCAAGGTTTCCCAAAATCAATAGGACAACTCAATAATTTGAAAAAGATAGTAATCTTTTCGGGCAACAAAGTTACGAGTCTGCCAGACGAATTTTGCCTTCTTCGATCGCTGGAACACCTGGTGTTATATTGGTGTAAAATGGAGCACCTACCGAGCAATTTCGGCGATTTGAGGAAGCTGCAGCATCTAAGTTTGTGGGGTTGCCACGAGTTGAGGAGGTTGCCGATTTCTTTTAAAAACCTGATGATCCTGGAGCATCTCAATTTAAAGGAGTGCTCAAAACTCACATTCACGTCAGAGGACTTAAACTGCCTGGAAAACATAACAAAGCTCAATTATTTAAACCTTATTTGGTGCGAGCAATTGGAAGAGTTGCCTCGTCACATCACAAATCAGGTGTTCTTGAGAGCGCTATATTTCGAGTACACTAGTCTAAGGGAGCTACCAGATAGCATCGGTCAACTCAGCAGGCTGAGACAATTGAGTATAGAAGGTGTGTTGTTGACAAGCATGCCGAGCTCTCTTGGAGATTTGTCTTCCTTGAAGAAACTTAAAATCAGAATGTGTGATGAGCTGGAATATATACCTGACTCTCTTGGAGGTTTAACTTCCTTGACAAGACTTCATATTGAAGGTTGTGGTAAGCTGGAATATCTACCTGACTGTCTTGGAAATCTATCTTCCTTGACACAACTTAAAATTTTTCATTGTCGTAAGCTGAAACGTCAAGGAGTGAAATCTCTACCAAAATCAATTAGGCAGCTGAATAATCTTCAAGAGCTGCTTATATCTGGGTGTCCAATAAGCGAATTAGATTTTGGGGCGGCATCATTAACTTTTGGATTGAGCAACCTGAAGAAGATACGTCTAATTGAGACAGAAGTGTGCAGAATTTCATTTTCTGAAGCCTGTTGTCCCCACTTGGAGACTCTCCATGTTATCGACAATCATCATTTAGAGGATATCGAAGCGGTGCCAAGGACTCTCCAGTCAATACGTTTGAAAAACTCTGAAATGCTGAAGGACATTCCAAGTTTTGCAGGATTTACTTCTCTCAGAGAATTTCATCTAAGTGGTTGCAACAGAATTGAAAAAATTGAAGGTCTGGAGAATCGCACAAGCTCGCAAGAATTGACTGCTGAGACCTGCTTGGAGGGGCCGGATATACAAAGCTTGGAACACATGCAGAATTTGAAGTGGCTGCAACTCAGAGCAAATGAGGGATCAGTTATTAAACATTGCATTCAAACGATACAG AAATGGCCAGATGAAAAAACAATAATATGTGCGCGGGCAGTCCCTGATGCGGCCTCACTTGTACACTCCTTACTTCCTCCGGATCTCATGATCCTTCACTCTATCTCCAACCGGAATATGAAGACTGCGCTACACTTGGAGCTGGAGAGTCCTTCCAATGGAGATGcctttatgttcttgtttttaataAATTGTGTTTCTTCACAAATGAAACCACAGGTTCTACTTAATCACTTATACAGTTATTCAGTAAAGGTTGAAAAGGGTAGATGGGCATGGGTGGGTGTCTTCACACAACGTTCCATACCCAAAACTGCAGAGTTTCTCTTACTAAAACAATACCACTATGAAGGGCGCGGAGAAATCGAGGTTGGTTTAGTTGTGAGAGGGGAAGAGCAAACAACAGTGCAGGCATTTCGCAACATATTGCGGCTTTTGCAAAGTTAA